In Streptococcus parasuis, the following proteins share a genomic window:
- a CDS encoding DUF4352 domain-containing protein, which translates to MKDFVIEDGQMYYRKKPLYRQPLFWTTIVGLVLTFVLGVTCVILTLGLSVSQSQGTTYPDYLDETLTYEEYQIGDKVNFSDGLDVTVTSMGKDDSVSLVDDYYSSAYVVEMEVENTTDERVYFDEYYFNLIDPTTQIPYTLDLSTYDVNLVEKLEPGEKINVKLIYGVDDETSFGFVYEEAMWTDLISEGI; encoded by the coding sequence TTGAAAGACTTTGTTATTGAAGATGGACAAATGTACTATCGAAAGAAACCTTTATACCGGCAACCACTTTTTTGGACCACAATTGTTGGGTTGGTACTAACCTTTGTATTAGGGGTTACATGTGTTATTTTGACTTTAGGGCTCAGTGTATCACAAAGTCAAGGGACAACCTATCCAGATTATTTAGACGAGACTTTGACATATGAAGAGTACCAGATTGGTGATAAAGTTAATTTTTCAGATGGTCTGGATGTAACAGTGACATCGATGGGAAAAGATGACAGCGTAAGCTTAGTGGATGATTATTATAGTTCAGCATACGTTGTGGAGATGGAGGTTGAGAATACAACAGATGAAAGAGTGTATTTTGACGAATATTATTTCAACCTTATCGATCCAACGACTCAAATACCTTATACATTAGACTTAAGTACATATGATGTCAATTTGGTTGAAAAGTTAGAACCAGGTGAGAAAATAAATGTGAAACTCATTTATGGTGTAGATGACGAGACAAGTTTTGGTTTCGTTTATGAAGAGGCCATGTGGACAGATTTGATTTCTGAAGGAATCTAA
- a CDS encoding mechanosensitive ion channel family protein: protein MNDFITKYLSQFNVEAIVTASLNKILSLILLFITFYILKKIAKASVKKVLVPSLKISNHEQGRQKTISRLVESSLNYLLYFILLYWVLSILGLPVSSLLAGAGIAGVAVGLGAQGFLSDLVNGFFILIERQFDVGDVVKLTNGPITISGTVVSMGIRTTKVRDADGTLHFIPNRNILVVSNQSRGEMRAQIDIPLKFNTDLEQVYRIIEEVNNRELSKFEQITSVSILGPKTTVTGQFVFRVNLFVTNGQQTVAYHQFFGLYQDALRQAGIELPSENLA from the coding sequence ATGAATGATTTTATTACAAAGTACTTGTCTCAGTTTAATGTTGAGGCGATTGTGACTGCTAGCCTGAACAAGATTTTGTCTCTTATTTTACTGTTCATTACATTTTATATTCTGAAGAAAATAGCTAAAGCTTCAGTAAAAAAAGTGCTTGTACCGTCTCTAAAGATTTCAAACCATGAGCAAGGACGCCAAAAGACAATCAGTCGATTAGTGGAAAGCAGTTTAAACTATCTCCTTTATTTTATTCTGCTTTACTGGGTACTCAGTATTCTAGGCTTGCCTGTCTCAAGTTTGTTGGCAGGCGCGGGGATTGCAGGGGTTGCTGTTGGACTGGGAGCACAAGGATTTCTTTCAGACTTGGTGAATGGATTCTTTATCTTGATTGAACGACAGTTTGATGTAGGGGATGTTGTCAAGTTGACAAATGGACCAATTACTATTTCTGGTACTGTTGTTAGCATGGGGATTCGGACAACGAAAGTGCGTGATGCAGATGGAACCCTACATTTTATTCCAAATCGTAATATTTTAGTTGTCAGCAATCAGTCGCGTGGGGAAATGCGTGCACAAATTGATATCCCATTGAAATTTAATACAGATCTAGAACAAGTTTACCGTATTATAGAGGAAGTCAATAATCGTGAGTTAAGCAAGTTTGAACAGATTACCAGTGTCAGCATTTTAGGGCCGAAAACGACGGTAACAGGACAATTTGTTTTTCGTGTCAACTTATTTGTAACAAATGGTCAACAAACAGTTGCCTATCATCAATTTTTTGGTTTATACCAAGATGCACTAAGGCAAGCAGGTATCGAATTGCCATCAGAGAACCTAGCGTAA
- the msrB gene encoding peptide-methionine (R)-S-oxide reductase MsrB, protein MKEIYLAGGCFWGMEGYFSQIDGILDTSVGYANGQVETTNYQLLKQTDHAETLYLAYDETRIHLREILLYYFRVIDPFSVNQQGPDKGRQYRTGIYYTDEADLPTIEQVMTEQSQIFGGRPLAVEVEPLAHYIPAEDYHQDYLKKNPQGYCHIDLGQAKIPLIDVADYQKPDQQVLKDSLTDLQYQVTQEAATERPFENEFWNSDHAGIYVDITTGEPLFLSTDKFDSGCGWPSFTKPISKEVATYFQDKSHGMNRIEVRSRAGHAHLGHVFDDGPRDKGGLRYCINSAALRFIPKEEMEEAGYGLFLDILS, encoded by the coding sequence ATGAAAGAAATTTACCTAGCAGGCGGTTGTTTCTGGGGAATGGAAGGCTACTTTTCCCAGATCGATGGAATTCTTGACACCAGTGTTGGCTATGCCAATGGACAGGTGGAGACGACCAATTATCAACTCCTCAAACAAACAGACCACGCAGAGACGCTCTATCTAGCCTATGATGAGACTCGTATCCATTTGCGGGAAATTCTCCTCTACTATTTCCGCGTCATTGATCCCTTCTCTGTCAATCAGCAGGGACCTGACAAGGGGCGCCAGTATCGGACGGGTATCTATTACACAGATGAGGCTGATTTGCCGACCATCGAGCAGGTCATGACGGAGCAGTCTCAGATCTTTGGCGGACGCCCCCTAGCCGTTGAAGTGGAGCCACTCGCGCATTACATCCCCGCCGAAGACTACCATCAGGATTATCTCAAGAAAAATCCCCAAGGGTACTGCCATATCGATCTTGGGCAGGCAAAAATCCCTCTGATTGATGTTGCAGACTATCAAAAGCCAGACCAGCAAGTCTTAAAAGACAGCTTGACTGATCTCCAGTATCAAGTCACTCAAGAAGCTGCGACGGAAAGACCCTTCGAAAATGAGTTCTGGAATAGCGACCATGCTGGCATCTACGTCGATATTACGACTGGTGAGCCCCTCTTTCTCTCGACGGATAAATTCGACTCAGGCTGTGGCTGGCCCTCCTTTACCAAACCAATCAGCAAGGAAGTTGCGACTTATTTCCAAGATAAGTCCCATGGCATGAACCGTATCGAAGTCCGCAGTCGGGCTGGTCATGCTCATTTAGGTCATGTCTTTGATGACGGACCGCGTGATAAAGGCGGTCTCCGTTACTGTATCAACTCGGCAGCCCTTCGTTTCATACCGAAAGAGGAAATGGAAGAAGCAGGATATGGACTGTTTTTAGATATTCTTTCTTAA
- the trxA gene encoding thioredoxin encodes MVQVVTDANFEVETQEGVVLVDFWAPWCGPCRMQAPILEQLDGEVDEDELRIYKMDVDENPNTARQFGIMSIPTLLFKKDGQVVKQVAGVHTKDQIKAILAEIG; translated from the coding sequence ATGGTTCAAGTTGTTACAGATGCAAACTTTGAAGTTGAAACACAAGAAGGCGTAGTCCTTGTTGACTTTTGGGCACCATGGTGTGGTCCTTGTCGTATGCAAGCACCAATCTTAGAACAATTAGATGGTGAAGTGGACGAAGACGAATTACGTATTTATAAAATGGATGTAGATGAAAATCCAAACACAGCTCGTCAGTTTGGTATCATGTCTATCCCAACACTTTTGTTCAAAAAAGATGGACAAGTTGTAAAACAAGTTGCTGGTGTTCACACCAAAGACCAAATCAAAGCAATCTTGGCAGAGATTGGTTAA
- a CDS encoding endonuclease MutS2, translated as MNNKIIETLEFHKVRQKIEPYLLTEQGFEELRQLEPMVEVHRIQQAFDELTDIAQIFVENPYFSLAATSDIGPAMRRLELDTDLNIAELLAVKKVLEVSKSLLDFYGNLENVSLSQLDKLFEKIELFPHLQGSLQSINDAGFVEDFASEKLGRIRRKIRETEDQVRQVMQDILKNKSDMLSDSILASRNGRNVLPVKNTYRNKIAGVVHDISASGSTVYIEPRAVVTLNEEISHLHAEERHELNRILQEMSDMLRPHSGILRNNAWIIGHLDFVRAKHLFARDHQAVVPKLSEKQDIALLNVRHPLIAEPVPNDLYFGSQLTAIVITGPNTGGKTIMLKTLGLTHLMAQSGLPILADKGSRVAIFKEIFADIGDEQSIEQSLSTFSSHMTHTVQILAEADQDSLILFDELGAGTDPQEGASLAMAILDDLRLRGIKTMATTHYPELKAYGIETSGIENASMEFDTNSLRPTYKFMQGVPGRSNAFEIARRLGLSDIIIQSAQSWTDTDSDVNRIIEKLESQTVESRQRLDKIRDVEQENYKMNRALRKLYDELNRERENELNKARLEAKEIVDMALAESEDILKNLHAAASLKPHQIIEAKAELKKLAPEVVDLSKNKVLKKAKIQREAKVGDDIIVTAYGQRGTLTNQLKDGRWEAQVGLIKMTLAKDEFELVKAEKAEQPKKRQVHTVKRANVRGPKARLDLRGKRYEEAMMELDEFIDQALLNNLAQVDIVHGIGTGVIREGVTKYLRRNKQVKEFGYAPQNAGGSGCTIVTFK; from the coding sequence ATGAATAATAAGATTATAGAAACCCTTGAGTTTCACAAGGTAAGACAAAAAATTGAGCCCTATCTCTTGACGGAGCAGGGCTTTGAAGAATTACGACAGTTGGAGCCCATGGTGGAAGTCCACCGTATCCAACAGGCCTTCGACGAGTTGACAGACATTGCGCAGATTTTTGTGGAAAATCCCTATTTCAGTCTGGCTGCTACTAGTGACATCGGTCCAGCCATGCGTCGTTTGGAATTGGATACAGACCTCAATATCGCTGAGCTATTAGCTGTTAAAAAGGTTTTGGAAGTTTCTAAATCTCTCTTGGATTTTTATGGAAATCTGGAAAATGTCAGCCTTAGCCAGCTGGATAAACTCTTTGAAAAGATTGAGCTTTTTCCACATTTACAAGGCTCCCTCCAATCCATCAATGATGCGGGGTTTGTAGAGGATTTTGCTTCAGAAAAGCTGGGTCGCATTCGTAGAAAAATCCGTGAAACCGAAGACCAAGTACGTCAGGTCATGCAGGATATTTTAAAAAACAAGAGCGATATGCTGTCCGATAGCATTTTGGCAAGCCGTAATGGACGCAATGTCCTTCCTGTCAAAAATACCTATCGCAATAAGATTGCAGGGGTTGTCCATGACATTTCTGCTTCGGGTTCGACCGTTTATATTGAGCCACGGGCAGTGGTGACCCTGAACGAAGAAATCAGTCATCTACATGCAGAAGAACGCCATGAGCTTAATCGAATTTTGCAGGAAATGTCAGATATGCTTCGACCTCATAGTGGTATTCTCCGAAATAATGCTTGGATCATCGGTCATCTTGATTTCGTCCGTGCTAAGCATCTCTTTGCGCGTGATCATCAAGCTGTTGTACCCAAACTATCTGAGAAGCAGGATATTGCCCTTCTCAACGTTCGGCATCCGCTCATTGCTGAGCCTGTACCAAATGACCTGTATTTCGGTAGTCAGTTGACGGCTATTGTTATCACAGGTCCCAATACGGGTGGTAAGACCATTATGCTCAAGACCTTGGGATTAACGCACCTTATGGCTCAGTCTGGTTTGCCTATTTTGGCTGATAAGGGCAGTCGGGTAGCTATCTTCAAAGAAATTTTTGCGGATATTGGTGATGAACAGTCGATTGAGCAGAGTTTATCAACCTTCTCCAGTCACATGACCCACACGGTGCAGATTTTAGCGGAGGCTGATCAAGATTCTCTCATTCTATTTGACGAGTTGGGAGCTGGGACAGATCCCCAGGAGGGGGCATCCTTGGCTATGGCTATTTTGGATGACCTTCGTCTGCGGGGGATCAAGACCATGGCGACCACCCACTACCCTGAGCTTAAGGCCTACGGGATAGAAACCTCTGGTATTGAAAATGCCAGCATGGAATTTGATACCAATAGCCTGCGTCCGACCTATAAGTTTATGCAGGGTGTTCCTGGTCGCTCCAATGCCTTTGAAATTGCCCGCCGTCTTGGTCTATCTGATATTATTATCCAGTCAGCCCAATCTTGGACGGATACAGATAGCGATGTGAACCGCATTATCGAGAAATTGGAAAGTCAGACGGTTGAAAGTCGTCAGCGTCTGGATAAGATTCGTGATGTGGAGCAAGAAAATTACAAGATGAACCGAGCCCTCCGCAAGCTCTATGACGAGCTCAATCGTGAGCGAGAAAATGAGCTTAACAAGGCACGCTTGGAGGCCAAGGAAATTGTAGATATGGCATTGGCAGAAAGCGAGGATATTCTCAAAAATCTCCATGCTGCAGCTAGTCTTAAGCCCCACCAGATTATTGAAGCCAAGGCAGAGCTGAAAAAGTTGGCGCCTGAAGTGGTGGACCTGTCTAAAAACAAGGTTCTGAAGAAAGCTAAAATTCAGAGGGAAGCCAAGGTGGGCGATGACATTATCGTTACAGCTTATGGACAACGCGGGACCTTGACCAATCAGCTCAAGGACGGGCGTTGGGAAGCTCAGGTTGGCTTGATTAAGATGACCTTGGCCAAAGATGAGTTTGAGTTAGTCAAGGCGGAAAAGGCAGAGCAGCCTAAGAAACGCCAGGTTCACACAGTCAAACGTGCCAATGTACGAGGACCAAAAGCCCGCTTAGATCTCCGTGGCAAACGCTACGAAGAGGCTATGATGGAACTGGATGAATTTATCGATCAGGCCCTTCTCAATAACCTAGCCCAAGTCGATATTGTCCACGGTATTGGTACTGGAGTTATCCGAGAAGGGGTGACCAAGTACCTACGCCGCAACAAGCAGGTCAAGGAGTTCGGCTATGCCCCACAAAATGCAGGTGGATCAGGCTGTACTATTGTGACGTTTAAGTAG
- a CDS encoding CvpA family protein: MITLAIIFILVWSFYIGYSRGIVLQTFYGLGTIVSLMVASAHFVKLAQFLYLWVPFANATQGSYNYFFDEKYLFDLDKVFYAGLSFLLLYVAVYALVRFIGIFVHLLEGFNPDTQLTNLISGIVAVMVTFISLQIVMVLLSSIPLAMVQEKLHSSFLANFMIQYTPFTSSFLKSLWLSNITG; the protein is encoded by the coding sequence ATGATTACACTAGCAATCATTTTCATTCTAGTATGGAGTTTTTATATCGGATATAGCAGAGGTATAGTGTTACAAACTTTCTATGGTTTAGGAACTATTGTTTCATTAATGGTTGCATCTGCACATTTCGTGAAGTTGGCACAATTTTTATACCTCTGGGTTCCGTTTGCAAATGCAACTCAGGGAAGTTATAACTATTTCTTTGATGAGAAGTATCTTTTTGACTTAGATAAGGTTTTTTATGCGGGGTTATCATTTTTGCTACTCTATGTAGCTGTTTATGCCTTGGTACGTTTTATAGGAATTTTTGTCCATCTTTTAGAAGGTTTTAATCCAGATACTCAGTTGACCAATCTCATCAGTGGCATTGTAGCGGTTATGGTCACCTTTATTTCCCTGCAGATTGTGATGGTTCTATTGTCTAGTATTCCACTTGCAATGGTGCAAGAAAAGCTTCATAGTAGTTTTCTTGCCAATTTCATGATTCAATACACACCATTCACTAGTAGTTTTTTAAAATCTCTCTGGTTGAGTAATATTACAGGGTAA
- the treR gene encoding trehalose operon repressor has protein sequence MKKYQEIYNDLKEKIRTNVYPAETSLPTEQQLQEMYQVSRDTVRKALAILTERGMIQKVQGRGSLVLKQELLNFPISGLTSYQELTDALQLQSDTAVVDLELITVNSNLSQLTGFEPFSKVWKIVRTRSIDGKVSVVDTDYLSSDIVPKMDKEIAKGSIYQYLEKELKLDISYAQKEITVEPTSWEERELMKTQDDYLVLIKSRVFLGDTQQFQYTESKHKIDKFRFVDFARRKHSL, from the coding sequence ATGAAAAAATATCAAGAAATATATAATGATTTAAAAGAGAAAATACGAACAAATGTCTATCCTGCTGAGACTTCTTTACCAACTGAACAACAATTGCAAGAAATGTATCAAGTTAGCCGAGATACTGTTCGAAAAGCACTGGCTATTCTGACAGAACGCGGAATGATTCAAAAAGTTCAAGGAAGAGGTTCTCTAGTTTTAAAACAGGAATTATTGAATTTTCCTATTTCTGGCTTAACTTCGTATCAAGAATTGACGGATGCTTTGCAGTTGCAGTCAGATACAGCGGTTGTTGATTTGGAGCTCATTACAGTAAATAGTAATTTATCTCAGTTAACAGGATTTGAACCATTTAGTAAAGTATGGAAAATTGTACGTACAAGGTCCATAGATGGAAAGGTTTCAGTAGTTGATACGGATTATCTCTCTTCAGATATTGTTCCGAAGATGGATAAAGAAATCGCAAAAGGTTCCATTTATCAATATTTAGAAAAAGAACTAAAATTGGATATATCTTATGCTCAAAAAGAAATTACGGTTGAACCAACCAGTTGGGAAGAACGTGAATTGATGAAGACTCAAGATGATTACTTGGTATTGATAAAATCAAGAGTTTTTCTAGGTGATACACAACAATTTCAATATACTGAAAGCAAACATAAAATAGATAAATTCCGCTTTGTGGATTTTGCTCGTAGAAAGCATTCACTATAG
- the treP gene encoding PTS system trehalose-specific EIIBC component, which yields MGKYQHEAQELLKAIGGKENVTAVTHCATRMRFVLADENKADVKTIENIPTVKGTFTNAGQFQVIIGNDVPVFYNDFTAVSGIEGVSKEAAKAAAKSNQNAIQRVMTMLAEIFTPIIPAIIVGGLILGFRNVLEAVGMPWLGQQVVDGVKVFDADGNPVWNTITMVSPFWNGVNHFLWLPGEAIFHFLPVGITWSVSRKMGTTQILGIVLGICLVSPQLLNAYAVPGTDAATIASDWVWNFGSFTINRIGYQAQVIPALLAGLSLSYLEIFWRKRIPEVVSMIFVPFLSLIPAIILAHTILGPLGWTLGQALSTVVLAGLTGPFKAIFGAIFGALYAPFVITGLHHMTNAIDTQLIADAGGTGLWPMIALSNIAQGSAVLAYYFMNRHNEKEAQISLPAAISAYLGVTEPALFGVNVKYVYPFVAGLIGSGLAGLISTSLNITANAIGVGGLPGILAIKAQYWLPFTFAMAVAIAVPFVLTFFFRKAGILTKAEDEKLQAAQEVGSAPLTVAETPIQLISPLTGEARDLSQATDPVFSSGVMGKGIVIDPSEGKLFAPIDGEVSVLFPTFHAIGITTSTGVELLMHIGMDTVGLEGKGFTAHVKQGDKVKAGDLLIDFDIAVIKAAGLVAETPIIVTNQTDFDTQVIGNLPRTITQGETILTITNN from the coding sequence ATGGGAAAATATCAACATGAAGCCCAGGAACTCTTGAAAGCCATAGGCGGAAAAGAAAATGTCACCGCAGTAACACACTGTGCAACTCGTATGCGTTTTGTTTTAGCTGATGAAAACAAAGCAGATGTTAAAACAATTGAAAACATTCCTACCGTAAAAGGTACATTTACAAACGCAGGTCAATTCCAAGTTATCATTGGTAACGATGTGCCGGTTTTCTATAATGACTTCACCGCCGTATCTGGTATTGAAGGTGTATCTAAAGAAGCCGCTAAAGCAGCTGCTAAGAGTAATCAAAATGCCATTCAACGTGTCATGACGATGTTAGCTGAAATTTTCACACCGATTATTCCAGCTATTATCGTAGGTGGTCTTATCCTTGGTTTCCGTAATGTTTTAGAAGCAGTTGGTATGCCTTGGTTAGGACAGCAGGTTGTTGATGGGGTCAAAGTATTTGATGCTGATGGGAACCCTGTTTGGAACACAATTACTATGGTATCTCCATTCTGGAACGGTGTTAACCATTTCTTATGGTTACCTGGTGAGGCAATCTTCCACTTCCTACCTGTAGGAATTACTTGGTCTGTTTCTCGTAAAATGGGAACAACTCAAATTCTCGGTATTGTACTTGGTATCTGTTTGGTTTCTCCTCAATTACTGAATGCTTACGCTGTTCCAGGTACAGATGCAGCAACTATTGCTAGTGATTGGGTATGGAATTTTGGTAGTTTCACGATCAATCGTATCGGTTACCAAGCTCAAGTTATTCCAGCCTTACTTGCAGGTCTATCACTCTCTTATCTAGAAATTTTCTGGCGTAAACGCATTCCAGAAGTTGTATCAATGATTTTTGTTCCATTTCTTTCATTGATACCTGCTATTATTCTAGCTCATACAATCCTTGGCCCTCTTGGTTGGACACTTGGTCAAGCCTTATCAACTGTTGTTTTAGCTGGTTTAACTGGTCCATTTAAAGCTATATTTGGTGCAATCTTTGGTGCACTTTACGCTCCGTTTGTTATTACTGGACTGCACCATATGACAAATGCTATTGATACTCAATTGATAGCTGATGCTGGGGGAACTGGCTTATGGCCAATGATTGCCCTTTCTAACATTGCACAAGGTTCTGCTGTGTTAGCATATTATTTCATGAACCGACACAATGAAAAAGAAGCACAAATTTCACTTCCTGCAGCTATTTCTGCCTACCTCGGTGTAACTGAACCTGCTCTCTTTGGTGTAAACGTTAAATATGTATATCCATTCGTGGCTGGTTTGATTGGTTCTGGTTTAGCAGGTCTCATTTCAACTTCGTTGAATATCACTGCCAACGCAATTGGTGTCGGTGGACTTCCAGGTATTTTGGCTATTAAAGCACAATACTGGTTACCATTTACTTTTGCGATGGCTGTTGCGATTGCTGTTCCATTTGTATTAACATTCTTCTTCCGCAAAGCAGGCATTTTGACAAAAGCAGAAGACGAAAAACTGCAAGCTGCACAAGAAGTTGGTTCTGCTCCTTTGACTGTTGCTGAAACACCTATCCAGCTTATTAGTCCACTAACTGGTGAAGCAAGAGACTTATCACAAGCTACTGATCCGGTATTTTCATCTGGTGTGATGGGAAAAGGAATTGTAATTGACCCGAGTGAAGGCAAGCTTTTCGCTCCTATAGACGGGGAGGTCTCTGTACTCTTCCCAACTTTCCACGCGATTGGTATTACAACTTCAACTGGTGTTGAACTGCTGATGCACATCGGTATGGATACTGTTGGTTTAGAGGGAAAAGGCTTTACAGCCCATGTCAAACAAGGTGACAAAGTAAAAGCTGGCGACCTTCTAATTGATTTCGACATCGCAGTCATCAAAGCTGCTGGTCTAGTCGCTGAAACACCTATCATTGTGACAAATCAAACTGACTTTGACACACAAGTTATCGGAAATCTTCCTCGTACAATCACACAAGGCGAGACCATTCTGACAATTACAAATAATTAA
- the treC gene encoding alpha,alpha-phosphotrehalase gives MTIDKRKVVYQIYPKSYKDTTGNGLGDLRGIIEKLPYLKELGIDMIWLNPFYPSPQRDNGYDISDYTAVNPDFGTMEDFEEMVAVGQELGIEFMLDMVLNHCSTDHEWFQKALAGDKYYQDFFILRDQPTDWVSKFGGNAWAPFGDTGKYYLHLFDVTQADLNWRNPHVREELFKVVNFWKDKGVKGFRFDVINLIGKDEVLEDCPINDGKPAYTDRPITHDYLKMMNNATFGSEEGFMTVGEMSATTIDNCILYTAPEREELSMAFNFHHLKVDYKDGQKWTIMDFDFEELKRLFHTWGEEMSIGNGWNALFYNNHDQPRALNRFVDVENFRNEGATMLAASIHLSRGTPYIYMGEEIGMIDPDYDSMDDYVDVESINAYQMLLDQGNSTEQAFKIIQAKSRDNSRTPMQWDSSDNAGFSTATPWLKAGKSFPTINVENEKTGPIFTFYQELIRLRKKLPIISEGDYRATYQESDKVYAFERLRNGEKLLVLNNFFAEEVNIDLTDEYAQGQVLISNYPDNKLGKKIILKPYQALAILVN, from the coding sequence ATGACAATAGACAAGCGTAAAGTAGTTTATCAAATCTACCCAAAATCTTACAAGGACACAACTGGAAATGGTCTCGGAGATCTACGGGGGATTATCGAAAAACTTCCTTATCTAAAAGAGCTAGGCATTGACATGATTTGGCTCAACCCTTTCTATCCAAGTCCACAACGAGATAACGGCTATGATATATCAGACTATACCGCAGTAAACCCTGATTTTGGTACAATGGAGGACTTTGAAGAGATGGTAGCCGTTGGTCAGGAATTAGGTATTGAATTCATGCTGGATATGGTCCTTAACCACTGCTCAACAGACCACGAATGGTTCCAAAAAGCCTTGGCTGGCGACAAATATTACCAGGACTTCTTTATCTTGAGAGACCAACCCACTGACTGGGTTTCTAAGTTTGGTGGAAATGCCTGGGCTCCTTTCGGAGACACTGGAAAATACTATCTGCACCTTTTTGACGTCACCCAAGCGGACCTCAACTGGCGGAATCCCCATGTCCGTGAAGAACTCTTTAAGGTGGTCAATTTCTGGAAAGACAAAGGCGTTAAAGGATTCCGATTCGATGTCATTAACCTGATTGGTAAAGACGAAGTCTTAGAAGACTGTCCTATTAATGATGGAAAACCAGCCTACACAGACCGGCCCATCACCCACGACTATCTCAAAATGATGAACAATGCAACCTTTGGTAGTGAAGAAGGGTTTATGACAGTCGGTGAAATGTCAGCGACTACCATTGACAACTGTATATTATATACAGCACCTGAGCGTGAAGAGTTGTCCATGGCCTTCAACTTCCACCACCTGAAAGTGGATTACAAAGATGGTCAAAAGTGGACTATTATGGACTTTGACTTTGAGGAACTCAAACGACTCTTCCACACATGGGGAGAGGAAATGTCTATCGGAAATGGTTGGAATGCTCTTTTCTATAACAATCATGATCAACCACGCGCCCTCAATCGCTTTGTGGATGTGGAGAATTTCAGAAACGAAGGAGCGACCATGCTGGCAGCCTCTATTCACCTTTCACGTGGCACTCCTTACATCTACATGGGCGAGGAAATCGGTATGATTGACCCAGACTACGACAGTATGGATGACTATGTGGACGTGGAGTCTATCAATGCCTACCAAATGCTATTAGATCAAGGAAATAGCACCGAACAAGCCTTTAAGATAATTCAAGCAAAATCGCGTGACAATTCACGTACACCAATGCAGTGGGATTCGAGCGACAACGCTGGATTCTCAACAGCTACGCCTTGGCTAAAGGCTGGAAAATCTTTCCCAACAATTAACGTTGAAAATGAGAAAACTGGCCCAATCTTCACATTCTATCAAGAATTGATTCGACTACGAAAAAAACTCCCTATCATTTCTGAAGGTGATTATCGAGCCACCTATCAAGAAAGCGATAAGGTTTATGCCTTTGAGCGTTTGCGAAACGGCGAAAAATTACTTGTCCTAAATAATTTCTTCGCAGAAGAAGTTAATATAGATCTTACTGATGAATATGCTCAGGGGCAAGTCCTCATCAGCAACTATCCTGACAACAAACTAGGCAAAAAAATCATTCTCAAACCTTACCAAGCATTGGCGATTTTGGTCAACTAA